One genomic region from Desulfurella amilsii encodes:
- the hypB gene encoding hydrogenase nickel incorporation protein HypB, which produces MKRIVVEKKILEKNDDIANQIKNLLDKNRIFGLNVMSSPGAGKTTLIEQTVEALKPQYKIAAIDGDLDTQRDAQRIAALGIEAIQINTSGTCHLDSSMVQKALDHISLDLDLLIIENVGNLVCPASFYLGTHKNAVLISTPEGDDKVKKYPTMFNVADVVLINKMDIAKFVNFDVKKVENEIKELNPNATIFKISALKNEGLRPFLDWIQTNINLVKNQ; this is translated from the coding sequence ATGAAAAGAATAGTCGTAGAAAAAAAGATACTAGAAAAAAATGATGACATTGCAAATCAAATTAAAAACTTGTTGGATAAAAATCGTATTTTTGGCCTAAATGTAATGAGCTCACCTGGTGCTGGAAAAACCACACTAATTGAGCAAACGGTAGAAGCATTGAAACCACAGTACAAAATTGCAGCTATTGATGGCGATCTAGATACTCAAAGAGACGCTCAGCGTATAGCTGCACTTGGCATTGAAGCTATCCAAATTAATACATCTGGCACATGTCACCTAGATTCTTCAATGGTTCAAAAGGCACTCGATCACATATCTCTTGATTTAGATCTGCTTATAATAGAAAACGTAGGAAACCTTGTATGCCCTGCAAGTTTTTATTTGGGTACGCACAAAAATGCTGTTTTAATAAGTACGCCAGAAGGAGACGATAAGGTAAAAAAATACCCTACAATGTTTAATGTAGCAGATGTGGTATTAATAAACAAAATGGATATTGCTAAATTTGTAAATTTTGATGTTAAAAAAGTTGAAAATGAAATAAAAGAATTAAATCCAAACGCAACAATATTTAAAATTAGTGCATTAAAAAATGAGGGGTTGAGACCATTTTTAGACTGGATTCAAACAAATATTAATTTAGTAAAAAATCAATAA
- the rpsF gene encoding 30S ribosomal protein S6 — protein sequence MHYDFLYIVQPNVTDEEFDTMLLDVVSRIESNGGKVLKKAIWGKKQLAYPIKKYRQGIYVNLFYEAPPTVPKQIESFLALKDDILRQMTVKTLKKDIARLTLVAQKTENTETQSETN from the coding sequence ATGCATTACGATTTTCTCTACATTGTACAACCAAATGTAACAGATGAAGAATTTGATACTATGCTCTTAGATGTAGTATCAAGAATTGAAAGCAACGGCGGAAAAGTCTTAAAAAAAGCCATATGGGGCAAAAAGCAACTGGCCTACCCCATAAAAAAATACAGGCAAGGTATTTATGTAAATCTTTTTTATGAGGCACCCCCAACAGTCCCGAAACAAATTGAAAGTTTTCTTGCCTTAAAAGACGATATCTTGAGGCAAATGACGGTAAAAACATTAAAGAAGGATATTGCGCGTTTAACTTTAGTGGCTCAAAAAACAGAAAACACTGAAACACAAAGCGAAACTAATTAG
- a CDS encoding hydrogenase maturation nickel metallochaperone HypA: MHEGAIAQSVVDILRDIKDQNGLLSITSATLKVGAVSGVMIDALEFAFEAIKKEESFIKDATLNIINVNVKARCNICNKIYEFDNTDDLIMICPDCQMPLTIINGKELEIVDVEGG, translated from the coding sequence ATGCATGAGGGGGCAATAGCCCAGTCTGTCGTGGATATTTTACGCGACATAAAAGACCAAAACGGGCTATTGAGCATAACTTCCGCTACCCTAAAAGTTGGTGCTGTGTCTGGAGTCATGATTGACGCCCTTGAGTTCGCGTTTGAAGCCATCAAAAAAGAAGAAAGCTTCATTAAAGACGCAACATTAAACATAATAAATGTAAATGTAAAAGCAAGGTGTAATATTTGCAATAAAATTTATGAGTTTGACAATACGGATGATTTGATTATGATTTGTCCGGATTGTCAGATGCCGCTTACAATAATAAACGGCAAAGAATTAGAAATTGTAGATGTGGAGGGGGGATGA
- the cybH gene encoding Ni/Fe-hydrogenase, b-type cytochrome subunit, with protein sequence MDNEVKMHYRWTVARRLIHWTTFICIVVLTFTGFYIADPFWFIYSPGTREAYNTFAMADVRFIHFTFGFIFMFAIIMRLYYAFFSRYDADWKSLLFEWFNIKEWKTVISYYITFKPYGVPIKSKYNPLQSLFYFLFIIACIFQIISGLVMFTMGQNTIRGMSFMQKALYWFVSLMSGYANVYDLHRLLTWFFIVFFIGHVYMILAHDVGDKKGTVSSMISGYEAEKE encoded by the coding sequence ATGGATAACGAAGTTAAAATGCACTATAGGTGGACAGTTGCACGTAGACTCATACACTGGACAACGTTCATTTGTATAGTAGTATTGACTTTCACAGGCTTTTATATAGCTGATCCTTTCTGGTTTATCTACTCGCCAGGCACTCGTGAAGCTTATAATACATTTGCTATGGCAGATGTTAGGTTTATTCACTTTACTTTTGGGTTCATATTTATGTTTGCCATTATAATGAGGCTATATTATGCTTTCTTTTCCAGATACGACGCAGATTGGAAAAGTTTATTGTTTGAATGGTTTAATATTAAAGAATGGAAAACTGTTATTTCCTATTACATCACATTTAAGCCCTATGGCGTGCCAATTAAGAGTAAATACAACCCGCTTCAGTCATTATTTTACTTTTTATTTATTATTGCCTGTATTTTTCAAATTATCTCTGGACTTGTAATGTTTACAATGGGTCAAAACACCATTCGTGGGATGTCTTTTATGCAAAAAGCACTGTACTGGTTTGTAAGCCTAATGAGTGGTTATGCGAATGTGTATGATCTGCATAGATTACTTACATGGTTTTTTATAGTTTTCTTTATAGGACATGTTTATATGATACTAGCCCATGATGTAGGCGACAAAAAAGGTACAGTATCATCAATGATTTCTGGCTACGAGGCAGAAAAAGAATGA
- a CDS encoding single-stranded DNA-binding protein, with amino-acid sequence MSNLNRIFLMGNLTRDPELRYTPSNVGVTTFGLAVNSSIGKDADGNRKTETLFVDIIAFGKQAETIAQYCKKGSPLFIEGRLRLRTWEDKDGNKRSKHEVILNAFQFIGQANNSLKDDIKLQEDDEDVPF; translated from the coding sequence GTGTCAAACTTGAATAGGATCTTTCTTATGGGTAACCTTACAAGAGACCCAGAGTTACGCTATACACCTTCAAATGTTGGTGTTACAACATTTGGGTTGGCCGTAAACTCTAGCATTGGCAAAGATGCTGACGGCAATAGAAAAACTGAAACACTATTTGTCGATATCATTGCATTTGGCAAACAAGCAGAAACAATAGCACAATACTGTAAAAAAGGTTCGCCGCTTTTTATTGAAGGTCGTTTAAGGTTACGTACATGGGAAGACAAAGATGGAAACAAACGTTCAAAGCATGAGGTAATATTAAATGCTTTTCAGTTTATTGGGCAAGCTAATAATAGTTTAAAAGATGATATTAAGCTACAAGAAGATGATGAAGATGTACCATTTTAG
- the rplI gene encoding 50S ribosomal protein L9 — MKVVLLEDIENLGLAGDVKEVKYGYARNFLFPKKLALAATKENVKLIEEKSNSIIKRTQKRLQTEQAKKEQLDGLTVEIKAKTGEGGKLFGSIGANDIYAALKEKQIEVDKKSIKLDEPIKQLGEYEVTIALYREIKATIKVIVHSLNEN; from the coding sequence ATGAAGGTTGTTTTACTTGAAGATATAGAGAATTTAGGTTTGGCAGGCGATGTGAAAGAAGTTAAATATGGCTACGCACGCAACTTTTTATTTCCTAAAAAACTCGCCCTAGCCGCCACAAAAGAAAATGTAAAACTAATAGAAGAAAAAAGCAACAGCATAATAAAAAGAACACAAAAAAGGCTGCAAACAGAACAAGCGAAAAAAGAACAACTTGATGGTTTAACAGTTGAGATTAAAGCAAAAACAGGCGAAGGTGGCAAATTGTTTGGCTCAATTGGCGCAAACGACATATATGCGGCTTTAAAAGAAAAACAAATAGAAGTCGACAAAAAAAGCATAAAACTTGATGAGCCAATAAAACAATTGGGAGAATACGAAGTTACAATAGCGCTTTATAGAGAGATAAAAGCTACGATTAAAGTAATTGTGCACAGTTTAAATGAAAATTGA
- a CDS encoding HypC/HybG/HupF family hydrogenase formation chaperone: MCIGIPMQIVEVYEDGISGVIEAGGTKKHCFFMLIDNPKVGDYVLVHAGNAISKLDEQEAKENLELIEQCLLGAKGAVE; this comes from the coding sequence ATGTGTATAGGTATACCAATGCAGATTGTTGAAGTTTACGAAGACGGAATAAGCGGTGTGATTGAGGCAGGTGGAACAAAAAAGCACTGTTTTTTTATGTTGATAGACAACCCCAAAGTAGGCGATTATGTGCTTGTACATGCAGGAAACGCTATATCAAAGCTTGACGAACAAGAAGCAAAAGAAAATTTAGAACTCATAGAGCAGTGTCTTTTGGGGGCAAAAGGTGCAGTGGAGTAA
- a CDS encoding nickel-dependent hydrogenase large subunit, producing the protein MAKISTKEVNQHLVVDPITRIEGHLRIEVDIKNGKVSDAWSSGTLWRGIEPILQGRDIRDGGLLAQRICGVCTYSHYEGNTMATEVALGIRPPTNARLIRNLINATQFMHDHIVHFYALHSLDWADVGGALKADPQKAADLAYEFSKTPYNGSVSHYKEVKAKLEKFVASGQLGPFTNAYLGNPLYKMSPEADLVMISHYLDALHTQVIVAQMQAIYGAKNPHPQSLVIGGISSVMDMLDPNRLAEFQFKLDSVKNFIYNAYLPDIDMLVHFYKDEFVKDWGIGNYNFLSYGGFPETNDWEAKYRYLPQGVVYDGNLNIFESTVDEKSITETVAHSWYEGSKTGLYPGIEETIPQYTGLNPNNTVKKDGKYSWIKAPRYKRKVMEVGPLARWIVGYATNHKDMRKRLDEFLKKHNASFEQMYSTVGRTAARALETAYICDGTYIFIKDLIANLKQGDESTWTRFEFPKEETNACVALVEAPRGSLGHFITIKGKTIKHYQVVVPSTWNASPRDEIGQKGAYEASLVDLPVPNPEEPLEILRTIHSFDPCLACAVHLIDADTGKLREFKVEV; encoded by the coding sequence ATGGCTAAGATTTCAACAAAAGAAGTTAACCAACACTTGGTTGTGGATCCAATAACGCGCATTGAAGGTCATTTACGCATAGAAGTTGATATAAAGAATGGCAAAGTATCTGATGCATGGAGTTCTGGTACATTATGGCGCGGCATAGAGCCTATACTGCAAGGAAGGGATATTAGAGACGGTGGCTTGCTTGCACAGCGCATTTGTGGCGTATGTACTTACTCTCACTATGAAGGCAATACTATGGCTACAGAAGTAGCCCTTGGTATAAGACCTCCAACAAATGCAAGACTTATTCGAAACCTAATTAATGCCACTCAATTTATGCACGATCATATAGTCCATTTTTACGCACTTCACAGCCTCGATTGGGCTGACGTTGGCGGTGCTTTAAAAGCAGATCCACAAAAGGCTGCAGATTTAGCTTACGAATTTTCAAAAACACCTTATAATGGCTCGGTTTCGCATTACAAAGAAGTTAAAGCAAAGTTAGAAAAATTTGTTGCAAGTGGACAACTAGGCCCATTTACAAATGCTTATCTAGGCAACCCTTTGTATAAAATGTCCCCGGAAGCTGATCTTGTAATGATCAGTCACTACTTAGATGCATTGCATACACAGGTGATTGTTGCACAGATGCAAGCAATATATGGTGCAAAAAATCCACACCCTCAAAGCTTAGTCATAGGTGGCATATCAAGCGTAATGGATATGCTTGACCCAAACCGCCTTGCAGAGTTCCAATTTAAGCTCGATAGTGTAAAAAATTTTATATACAACGCATACTTGCCCGACATTGACATGCTTGTGCATTTTTACAAAGATGAGTTTGTAAAAGACTGGGGTATTGGAAACTACAATTTCTTAAGCTATGGCGGTTTTCCAGAAACAAACGATTGGGAAGCAAAGTATAGATACCTGCCCCAAGGTGTAGTATATGATGGAAATCTCAATATATTTGAGTCTACAGTAGATGAGAAATCAATCACAGAAACCGTTGCCCACTCATGGTACGAAGGCTCGAAGACAGGTTTATACCCAGGCATTGAAGAAACAATACCTCAGTATACGGGCCTAAACCCCAACAACACAGTTAAAAAAGACGGCAAATACTCTTGGATAAAAGCCCCTCGATACAAAAGAAAAGTTATGGAAGTAGGGCCTCTTGCTAGGTGGATAGTAGGATACGCTACAAACCATAAAGATATGAGAAAACGCTTGGATGAATTTTTGAAGAAACACAACGCAAGCTTTGAGCAAATGTATTCTACAGTAGGCAGAACTGCTGCAAGAGCCTTAGAGACTGCCTATATTTGCGATGGCACGTATATATTTATCAAAGACTTAATTGCAAATTTAAAGCAAGGTGACGAAAGCACATGGACACGCTTTGAGTTTCCAAAAGAAGAAACAAATGCCTGCGTGGCACTTGTTGAAGCACCACGTGGCTCCCTAGGGCATTTTATTACAATAAAAGGCAAAACAATTAAACACTATCAGGTAGTTGTACCATCTACATGGAATGCTTCTCCAAGGGATGAAATTGGCCAAAAAGGGGCATATGAAGCTTCGTTAGTGGATTTGCCAGTACCAAACCCAGAAGAACCGCTGGAGATTCTCCGCACCATCCACTCATTTGACCCATGTTTGGCATGCGCTGTACATTTAATTGATGCAGACACTGGCAAGTTGCGCGAATTTAAAGTCGAGGTGTAA
- the dnaB gene encoding replicative DNA helicase — protein MKPIIKPSTIELPNAYEAEKALLSALFLDNSKIGQALEYITHEHFYDKRNALIFKSMLSLYSQGIAFDHIIIANHLGSQLETIGGMDYLIEVTEYLPNVSNITYYAKIIYQKSILRELIFASQEITDNCYADTLNTEEILNLAEKKIFNISTKKTESYKSLNDIGDEIRDLIQNLKQRDTVVTGLPTGFIDIDKLLNGFQRSDLIILAARPSMGKTAFAVNIATNMATRGNFSVGIFSLEMTYRQIAMRILSSMSDIAFYKIKSGKLSTKEWDLIVKTIDQTRNMRIYIDDSSLITSLDIRTKARKLKIERNIDFLIIDYLQLIEGLKRENRVQEVSEISRSLKILAKELNIPILALSQLNRGVEQRDNKRPMMSDLRESGSIEQDADIVMFIYRDDVYNKKSQTNEERTTAEINIAKHRNGPTGTIQLLFHKDTTTFKNLTDKQELDVFYKNYVSEHEEF, from the coding sequence TTGAAACCTATCATTAAGCCATCCACGATTGAACTACCAAATGCTTACGAGGCAGAAAAAGCTTTACTTTCTGCCTTATTTTTAGATAACTCAAAAATAGGCCAAGCGCTAGAATACATCACACATGAGCATTTTTACGATAAAAGAAACGCGCTAATTTTTAAATCAATGCTATCTTTATACTCTCAAGGTATAGCTTTTGACCACATCATTATTGCTAACCATTTGGGTAGCCAATTGGAAACTATTGGCGGCATGGATTACCTCATAGAAGTTACAGAATACCTACCAAATGTTTCCAATATAACATATTATGCCAAAATTATTTACCAGAAAAGCATCTTAAGGGAATTGATTTTTGCTTCGCAAGAAATTACCGATAATTGCTATGCAGATACGCTAAACACAGAGGAAATTTTAAATCTTGCAGAAAAAAAGATATTTAATATATCAACCAAAAAAACAGAAAGCTACAAATCTCTAAACGATATTGGAGATGAGATTAGAGATTTAATCCAAAACTTAAAACAAAGAGACACGGTAGTTACGGGGCTTCCTACAGGTTTCATAGATATAGATAAACTCCTAAATGGTTTTCAAAGAAGCGATCTAATCATATTGGCTGCAAGGCCAAGTATGGGAAAAACTGCTTTTGCTGTCAACATAGCCACAAATATGGCTACAAGAGGTAATTTCTCAGTTGGTATATTCAGTTTAGAAATGACATACAGACAAATTGCTATGAGAATTTTGTCTTCTATGAGCGATATTGCCTTTTACAAGATAAAATCTGGTAAACTAAGCACAAAGGAGTGGGATTTAATTGTAAAAACTATCGATCAAACCAGAAATATGCGAATATATATAGATGATTCTTCCCTTATAACGAGTCTTGACATTAGAACAAAGGCAAGGAAATTAAAAATTGAGCGCAATATAGATTTTTTGATTATAGATTATCTGCAGTTAATTGAAGGTTTAAAAAGGGAAAATCGCGTTCAAGAGGTATCAGAGATATCAAGATCGCTCAAAATATTAGCTAAAGAATTGAACATTCCCATACTGGCACTGTCTCAGTTAAACAGAGGGGTAGAGCAAAGGGACAATAAACGTCCAATGATGTCCGATTTAAGAGAATCTGGCTCCATTGAGCAAGATGCCGATATCGTTATGTTTATCTACAGAGACGATGTATATAACAAAAAATCTCAAACAAATGAAGAACGAACTACAGCTGAAATCAATATAGCAAAACACAGAAATGGGCCCACAGGTACAATCCAGTTATTGTTTCACAAAGATACCACTACATTTAAAAACTTAACGGATAAACAAGAGTTAGATGTATTTTATAAAAACTACGTAAGCGAACATGAAGAATTCTAA
- the rpsR gene encoding 30S ribosomal protein S18, with translation MENNDKNKRKKSFKFSRKKVCYFCINNIDEIDYKNTEVLSRFITERYKIVSRKASGVCAKHERKLSTSIKRARIMALLPFTINTKLKS, from the coding sequence ATGGAAAATAACGACAAAAATAAAAGAAAAAAATCATTCAAATTTTCAAGAAAAAAGGTTTGTTACTTTTGTATAAACAACATTGACGAGATTGACTACAAAAATACAGAGGTTTTGTCACGCTTTATAACCGAAAGGTATAAGATTGTGTCACGAAAAGCCAGCGGCGTATGCGCAAAGCATGAAAGAAAACTTAGCACAAGCATTAAACGTGCAAGGATTATGGCACTTTTGCCATTTACCATCAACACGAAACTAAAAAGCTGA
- the hypF gene encoding carbamoyltransferase HypF, which translates to MLAIKVKIYGIVQGVGFRPVLYNIFKSYTGWVRNSSCCVELYIESAKPINIERIIIKNKPKNAFIRSIDYSVHKIKKCAYRSFVIKYSQEKNNQKNINITPDWGMCKSCQKELFDITNRRYLHPLITCTDCGPRFSIAKDGLFDRLNTTMSAFEMCNACTKEYTDSSQRRFHAQTISCKQCGPRYFYVKNNQAVLKDIQAIQKAAIDLTRSKVGLLKGIGGYHLICNCLDKLAVEKIKYIKHREEKPFAVIVRDIETAKKYAYLQKSEIDILESQIKPILLAKSKNDYLKLVNLESPFVGIMLPYAPIHLLLFYFSRLDCLAATSANLSESPLIYKDSDAVNFSGVDFVLLHNRKILRPIEDSIVHFSLNKQLIYRYARGFAPSPFYLKGVKPNILALGADMKNNIAITLKDTIVLSQYTPDLSNYENYEQFSRKVNDFLSFFDIKKVDLAICDKHPNYLSSSYAREAFPCVVETQHHKAHFASVLMENDYYGDCVAVVLDGTGFGDDGNIWGGEFFVKEKTLIKRIGHIKYFPIFFGDKAIKEPYRIAASYMYEVTKDIEYVKFLFPEYKDVISLIPKLKPALTSSAGRLFDAVSALINIKHKNTFEAQSAMLLEYEAEKHKSTKILDYKINDFIIDFSETLKTIAKRRDLLSARVFHNTFTQAIFENVLSISKHTGIDTIALGGGVFQNSLVFAGLYKKLIKAGLKVMFNSRFPINDGSIAIGQIYLAKEGICV; encoded by the coding sequence ATGTTAGCAATTAAAGTTAAAATATATGGTATTGTGCAAGGTGTAGGTTTTAGACCTGTTCTTTATAACATATTTAAGAGCTATACAGGCTGGGTGCGCAACTCATCGTGCTGTGTTGAATTGTATATAGAATCAGCAAAGCCAATAAATATTGAAAGAATTATCATTAAAAATAAGCCTAAAAATGCTTTTATAAGATCGATAGACTACAGCGTCCACAAAATAAAAAAATGCGCTTACAGAAGCTTTGTAATTAAATATAGCCAAGAAAAAAATAACCAAAAAAATATCAATATAACGCCCGATTGGGGCATGTGTAAAAGTTGTCAAAAAGAATTGTTTGACATTACAAACAGGCGCTACCTTCACCCCTTAATCACATGCACAGATTGCGGTCCTCGTTTTAGTATTGCAAAAGATGGTTTGTTTGATAGACTAAATACCACAATGAGTGCCTTTGAAATGTGCAATGCGTGCACTAAAGAGTATACCGATAGCAGCCAAAGGCGTTTTCATGCTCAAACTATCTCGTGCAAACAATGCGGTCCTCGCTATTTTTATGTAAAAAACAATCAAGCTGTGCTAAAAGATATCCAGGCAATTCAAAAAGCAGCTATTGATTTAACAAGATCTAAAGTTGGTTTGCTAAAAGGCATAGGCGGGTATCATTTAATTTGCAATTGCTTAGATAAGCTGGCCGTTGAAAAAATAAAATACATAAAGCACAGAGAAGAAAAGCCTTTTGCTGTAATTGTAAGAGATATTGAGACTGCAAAAAAATACGCTTATCTACAAAAAAGCGAAATTGATATATTAGAATCTCAAATAAAACCCATATTGCTTGCAAAATCCAAAAATGATTATTTAAAATTAGTAAACCTTGAAAGTCCTTTTGTGGGCATAATGCTGCCATATGCACCGATTCATCTACTTTTGTTTTATTTTTCACGCCTGGATTGCCTTGCAGCAACAAGTGCGAATTTAAGCGAGTCTCCACTCATTTATAAAGATAGTGATGCTGTTAATTTTAGTGGTGTAGATTTTGTGCTGCTTCACAATAGGAAAATTTTAAGACCCATTGAAGACTCCATTGTACATTTTTCTCTAAACAAGCAGTTAATCTATCGATATGCAAGAGGGTTTGCGCCCTCACCGTTTTACCTAAAAGGCGTAAAACCCAATATTTTAGCGCTAGGTGCAGATATGAAGAATAATATTGCAATAACACTAAAAGATACGATAGTTTTATCCCAATACACGCCTGATTTGTCAAATTACGAAAACTACGAGCAATTTAGCAGGAAAGTTAATGATTTTTTATCATTTTTTGACATAAAAAAAGTCGATTTAGCTATATGTGACAAACATCCAAATTACCTATCAAGCAGTTATGCAAGAGAGGCATTTCCTTGCGTAGTTGAAACACAGCACCACAAGGCACACTTCGCAAGTGTTTTAATGGAAAATGATTATTATGGCGATTGTGTTGCAGTAGTGCTTGATGGGACAGGTTTTGGCGATGATGGCAATATTTGGGGTGGTGAGTTTTTTGTTAAAGAGAAAACGCTAATAAAACGCATTGGCCATATTAAATACTTTCCCATTTTTTTTGGCGACAAAGCCATAAAAGAGCCATACCGCATAGCAGCCTCATATATGTATGAAGTTACAAAAGATATTGAATATGTAAAATTTTTGTTTCCTGAGTACAAAGATGTAATTTCGCTAATACCAAAACTAAAACCAGCGCTTACAAGCTCGGCTGGAAGGCTGTTTGATGCAGTTAGCGCCTTGATTAATATAAAGCACAAAAATACTTTTGAAGCACAATCTGCTATGCTTTTGGAATATGAGGCAGAAAAACACAAATCAACAAAAATACTTGATTATAAGATCAATGATTTTATTATTGATTTTTCAGAAACACTAAAAACAATAGCAAAAAGGCGAGATTTATTATCCGCTAGAGTTTTTCACAATACGTTTACACAAGCCATATTTGAAAACGTCCTATCAATATCAAAACACACAGGTATAGATACTATAGCGCTAGGCGGCGGAGTCTTCCAAAATAGTTTAGTTTTTGCTGGCCTTTATAAAAAATTAATTAAAGCTGGCTTAAAGGTTATGTTTAACTCAAGATTTCCAATAAATGATGGCTCGATTGCTATCGGCCAGATCTATTTAGCGAAGGAGGGGATATGTGTATAG
- a CDS encoding HyaD/HybD family hydrogenase maturation endopeptidase, protein MSSIAVVGLGNTLLGDEGFGVHLANDLKAKYTFSDNVKILDGGTIGFLLIEHFLENDKLIFVDCIRADNEPGSIYKFNVKQLPPHITFVSSIHEIGLGDILGHVALMGLEKETVVIGIEPLSVCPNDLTTTLTPLMNEKMPKVEQLILEQIKEFGGSYA, encoded by the coding sequence ATGAGTTCTATTGCCGTAGTGGGCTTGGGTAATACGCTGCTTGGAGATGAAGGCTTTGGCGTTCATTTAGCAAACGATTTAAAAGCAAAATACACATTTAGCGATAATGTTAAGATTTTAGATGGGGGAACCATAGGGTTCCTCTTGATTGAACATTTTTTAGAAAACGATAAACTTATATTTGTTGATTGTATAAGGGCTGATAACGAGCCAGGTAGCATATACAAATTTAATGTTAAACAGCTTCCACCTCATATTACATTCGTTTCTTCCATTCATGAGATAGGCTTGGGCGATATCTTAGGCCATGTGGCGCTAATGGGTTTAGAAAAAGAAACAGTAGTAATTGGCATAGAACCCTTATCGGTATGTCCAAATGATTTAACAACAACCCTAACACCATTAATGAATGAAAAAATGCCAAAAGTAGAACAATTAATATTAGAACAAATAAAAGAATTTGGTGGAAGTTATGCATGA
- a CDS encoding hydrogenase small subunit — protein sequence MKKDSLSYEALLSEVDERLKNGCSKEREQQFYTKLKEAGFSRRDFLKWTSMITAALSLPPIFEPRVAKAVAAIAQRPTVIWLHFAECTGCTEAFLRTINPSIEQVIFDTINLAFHDTLMMASGKRAEEALESAIAKYKGSYILVVEGGIPTKDDGIYLRIGANAETGLHRLKRISKDAKYILNFGTCSSFGGVQAAYPNPTGAKGVHDILGCEVVNVSGCPPNAVNMIGTVVHILLFDRVPPLDLSYRPIWAYGGRIHDNCERRAHFDAGEFVQEWGDEGAKKGWCLYKMGCKGPLTYNNCPRYRFNQGTNWPVGAGHGCIGCSEPDFWDTMAPFEEPNDKAGIRIPAFGGVEATSDAIGELVTGITIGAVGVHAAGSIIRAKAQKKKEKEEKNNKNNQDTPDEKK from the coding sequence ATGAAAAAAGACAGTCTTAGCTATGAAGCATTGTTGTCTGAAGTAGATGAGCGTCTAAAAAACGGTTGCTCAAAAGAGCGAGAGCAACAATTCTACACCAAACTCAAAGAAGCTGGTTTTTCAAGAAGGGATTTTTTAAAATGGACATCTATGATTACAGCTGCCTTGAGTCTGCCACCCATATTTGAGCCGCGCGTTGCAAAAGCAGTAGCAGCAATTGCTCAAAGACCTACGGTTATCTGGCTGCACTTTGCAGAATGTACGGGCTGTACTGAAGCTTTCTTAAGGACTATAAACCCTAGCATTGAGCAGGTAATTTTTGACACGATTAACTTAGCTTTTCACGACACGCTTATGATGGCATCAGGAAAAAGGGCAGAAGAAGCTTTGGAGTCAGCAATAGCAAAATACAAAGGCAGTTATATATTAGTAGTAGAAGGGGGCATACCCACAAAAGATGATGGCATATACCTACGCATTGGTGCAAATGCAGAAACTGGGCTTCACAGGCTCAAGAGAATATCAAAAGATGCAAAATATATACTAAATTTTGGCACCTGCTCATCCTTTGGCGGTGTGCAAGCAGCGTACCCAAACCCCACAGGCGCAAAAGGTGTGCATGATATTTTGGGCTGTGAGGTTGTAAATGTATCAGGTTGTCCGCCAAACGCTGTAAATATGATAGGCACTGTAGTGCACATTTTACTATTTGATAGAGTACCACCGCTTGATTTAAGCTACAGGCCTATTTGGGCATATGGCGGCAGAATCCATGATAACTGTGAGCGCAGAGCGCATTTTGACGCAGGCGAATTTGTCCAAGAATGGGGCGATGAAGGCGCAAAAAAAGGCTGGTGTCTGTATAAAATGGGCTGTAAGGGTCCACTTACATACAATAACTGTCCAAGGTACAGGTTCAATCAGGGTACAAACTGGCCAGTAGGCGCAGGCCATGGCTGTATTGGATGCTCAGAACCTGATTTTTGGGATACAATGGCACCATTTGAAGAGCCAAATGATAAAGCAGGCATCAGGATACCAGCATTTGGTGGTGTAGAAGCTACAAGTGATGCAATAGGCGAACTTGTAACCGGTATTACAATTGGTGCAGTAGGCGTACACGCAGCAGGCTCAATTATAAGAGCAAAAGCTCAAAAGAAAAAAGAAAAAGAAGAAAAAAATAACAAGAATAACCAAGATACACCAGATGAAAAAAAATAA